The stretch of DNA CGACCCGCACCGGGTGGTGGCCAATCCGCACGTGAGCCTGGCGGGCGGCGCGGTGCGCGGCTGGGACCGCCGCAACGCCTGGTATTTCCAGATGGTCACCTCCCTGGCCGAGCACTACGGTTTCGACGTGGAAACGCCGTTCGAGGACCTGGACGAAAAGCACCGCCAGGTGATCCTGTACGGCAGCGGGGACGAGAAGATCCAGTTCCGCTTCCTCAACGAGCGCGGTGACGTCACCCTGCGCGAACACCCGTTCGAGGGCATCCTGCCCAACATGCAGCGCCGCTATCACGAGACCGATTCCATGGCGGTGCGCGAGGAGCTGGCGCGCTACCTGTCCACCCGTTCCTGCCCCTCCTGCCACGGCACCCGCCTCAATACCCAGGCGCGGCATGTTTTCATCGGCAAGCACAACCTGCCGGACCTGACCGCCCTGCCCATCGGCGAGGCGCTGGCGTTTTTCGACAACCTGAAACTGACCGGCAGCCGCGGCGAGATCGCCGCGCGCATCCTGCGCGAGATCGTGCTGCGCCTGCAGTTCCTGGTCAACGTGGGGCTGGACTACCTGTCCCTGAACCGCAGCGCCGACACCCTGTCGGGCGGCGAGGCCCAGCGCATCCGGCTGGCCTCGCAGATCGGCGCCGGCCTGGTGGGCGTGATGTACGTGCTGGACGAGCCGTCCATCGGCCTGCACCAGCGCGACAACGACCGGCTGCTGGCCACCCTCACCCACCTGCGCGACCTGGGCAACACCGTCATCGTGGTCGAGCACGACGAGGACGCCATCCTCACCGCCGATCACGTAGTCGACATCGGCCCCGGGGCTGGCACCCACGGCGGCCGCGTCGTAGCGGAAGGCACGCCCGCCGACATCCAGGCGGACACCGCCTCGCTGACCGGCCAGTACCTGTCCGGCAAGCGCCGCATCGAGGTCCCCAAAAAGCGCACGCCACGCGATGCCAAGCGCGAGCTGGTGCTGCGCGGCGCCAGCGGCAACAACCTCAAGGAGGTGGATGCGGCCTTCCCGCTCGGCCTGCTCACCTGCGTCACCGGCGTGTCGGGGTCCGGCAAGTCCACCCTGGTCAACGACACCCTGTATCCGCTACTGGCGCGCCACCTGCACGACTCCGGCAGAGAGGTCGCACCCTGCGACGGGGTCGACGGCCTGAAGCACATCGACAAGGTGGTGGACATCGACCAGAGCCCGATCGGACGCACGCCACGCTCCAACCCGGCTACCTATACCGGGCTGTTCACGCCGATCCGCGAGCTGTTCGCCGGCACCCAGGAGGCCCGCTCGCGCGGCTACAACCCGGGCCGCTTCAGCTTCAACGTCAAGGGCGGACGCTGCGAGGCCTGCCAGGGCGACGGCGTGATCAAGGTGGAGATGCACTTTCTGCCCGACATCTACGTGCCCTGCGACGTGTGCAAGGGCAAGCGCTACAACCGCGAGACCCTGGACATCCACTACAAGGGCAAGAACATCCACGAAGTGCTGGAGATGAACGTCGAGGAGGCGCTGGCGTTCTTCGACGCCGTGCCCGCGGTGCGCAACAAGCTGCAGACCCTGCTGGACGTGGGCCTGTCCTACATCACCCTGGGGCAGAACGCGACCACGCTCTCCGGCGGCGAGGCGCAACGCGTGAAGCTGGCGCGCGAGCTGTCCAAGCGCGCCACCGGCCGCACCCTGTACATCCTCGACGAGCCGACCACCGGCCTGCACTTCCACGACGTGGATCAACTGCTGCGTGTGCTGCACCACCTGCGCGACCAGGGCAACACCATCGTCGTCATCGAGCACAACCTGGACGTGATCAAGACCGCCGACTGGATCATCGACCTCGGCCCCGAGGGCGGCGCGGGTGGCGGCACCATCATCGCCACCGGCACCCCGGAAGAGGTCGCCGGCGTCACCGCCTCACACACCGGCCGCTTCCTGGCGCCCAAGCTGGGCGTCAAAGCTGGAAAAAAGGTGAGGGGTAAGGGGTGAGGAGTAAAGAAACGGTCTTCTTTGCCTCACTCCTGACCCCTTACGCCTCACAACGCTGGGCGCGCAGCGTAGCCAGTTCGTTGTAGTACCCGGTGATCACCTCCAGCGAGAAGGCCGCGTTGGCCGGGCTGGGGTTGGGGGTGACGAACACGGCTGCCTCCCCCACCGTTTCGGGCTGCAGGCCCCACTCGCCTTCCGACCTGGCATTCTGGGCATAACGCAGATAGTGCCCGTAGGCCTGCTTGCCGTGGAACCAGACGATGCGTGGCCGGCAGGCCAGCAGCTTGTCGCGCAGGCGCGGCGCCCATTCGCGGTAGTCGGCGGCACGCAGCACGGAACCCGAGCGTGAGGGCCGTTTCACCACGTCGGTGAACCCGATGCGGTAACGCTCGAAGAGGGTCTGCATCGCGTCCACACCCGGCGTCAGCGGTTCGTCGACCAGCCCGGAGGCATTCAACGCCCGCCAGAAGCGGTTCTGGGGGGTGGCGAAATAAAAGCCGGCACGCACCGAGTTGACGGAGGGGTTGAGTCCCACCGAGACGATGCACAGCCCCGCTTCCAGATAA from Gammaproteobacteria bacterium encodes:
- a CDS encoding mismatch-specific DNA-glycosylase, producing the protein METLPDYLEAGLCIVSVGLNPSVNSVRAGFYFATPQNRFWRALNASGLVDEPLTPGVDAMQTLFERYRIGFTDVVKRPSRSGSVLRAADYREWAPRLRDKLLACRPRIVWFHGKQAYGHYLRYAQNARSEGEWGLQPETVGEAAVFVTPNPSPANAAFSLEVITGYYNELATLRAQRCEA